A genome region from Nocardia sp. NBC_00565 includes the following:
- a CDS encoding aldehyde dehydrogenase family protein, producing the protein MGSRAHSWLVGTAFDDSAIDDAVADLVAGEKTWAHTPLRRRRELLDDIHTRTGRFSHEWVRAARTIKGLDPDSPLVGEEWMSGPMPLLQATAALSATLTALAAGRSPLDGVALAEAPGERVAVPILPLDRYDRLLLSGFHGEVWLRPGVDADTARRRAGLAQLDPTVTGGVGAILGAGNITSIPPLDVLYELYAHNRVVALKLNPITDPLYTVFEMVFAPLIELGVLRILTGGAEAGGYLVQHADVAHVHMTGSMRTHDAIVWGPEGKSGGQPLLDKPITSELGGVSPTIVVPGEWDGADLRYQAEHIATQRLHNGGYNCVATQAVVLSAEWPQKDRFLAELRDAIERAPRRRAYYPGSDDRVAAALDSYPDAERLGPDHGRLLVQNLPTSATPLLRTEYFSPVLGVVELPYTGGEFLQRAVDFANDEVIGTLGVNVIAHPGTIKRLGTAFDRAIERLRYGAIAVNAWTGLVFLTPRASWGAYPGHTLDDVQSGIGVVHNAFLLDDVERTVVRGPFRPSPRSLLRGELALSPKPPWFVDNATAAATGRMLTEFYATANPARLPGLFLSAFRG; encoded by the coding sequence ATGGGTTCGCGCGCGCATAGTTGGCTTGTGGGCACAGCATTCGACGACTCCGCAATCGATGACGCAGTGGCCGATCTGGTCGCGGGTGAGAAGACGTGGGCGCATACTCCGCTGCGGCGCCGCCGCGAACTTCTCGACGATATCCACACGCGCACCGGCCGCTTCTCCCACGAGTGGGTGCGGGCCGCACGCACCATCAAGGGCTTGGATCCGGACTCGCCGCTGGTCGGCGAGGAGTGGATGTCGGGTCCGATGCCGTTGCTGCAGGCCACCGCCGCGCTGTCGGCCACACTCACGGCGCTGGCGGCGGGTCGCAGCCCGCTCGATGGCGTCGCGCTGGCCGAAGCACCCGGCGAGCGGGTCGCGGTGCCGATCCTGCCGTTGGATCGCTACGACCGGTTGCTGCTCAGCGGTTTTCATGGGGAAGTGTGGTTACGTCCCGGCGTCGATGCCGATACCGCGCGCCGACGCGCCGGACTCGCCCAGCTCGATCCGACCGTTACCGGTGGCGTCGGCGCAATCCTCGGCGCAGGCAATATCACCTCCATACCCCCGCTGGACGTGCTGTACGAGCTCTACGCCCACAACCGGGTGGTCGCGCTGAAGCTGAATCCGATCACCGATCCGCTGTACACGGTGTTCGAGATGGTCTTCGCGCCGCTGATCGAGCTGGGCGTGCTGCGGATCCTGACCGGTGGGGCCGAGGCGGGCGGGTATCTGGTGCAGCATGCCGACGTCGCGCATGTGCACATGACCGGCAGCATGCGGACCCACGACGCGATCGTCTGGGGACCAGAGGGCAAATCCGGTGGACAGCCGCTGCTGGACAAGCCGATCACCAGCGAACTCGGTGGCGTCTCGCCGACAATCGTGGTGCCGGGTGAATGGGACGGCGCCGACCTGCGCTACCAGGCCGAACATATCGCGACCCAGCGACTGCACAACGGCGGTTACAACTGCGTCGCGACCCAGGCGGTGGTGCTCAGCGCGGAGTGGCCGCAGAAGGACAGGTTCCTGGCCGAGCTGCGGGACGCGATCGAGCGGGCACCGCGGCGCCGTGCGTACTACCCGGGCAGCGACGACCGCGTCGCGGCCGCGCTGGATTCCTATCCGGATGCCGAACGGCTCGGGCCTGATCACGGACGCCTGCTCGTGCAGAATCTGCCGACGAGCGCAACGCCGCTGCTGCGCACCGAATACTTCTCCCCGGTACTCGGCGTGGTCGAGCTGCCGTATACCGGCGGTGAATTCCTGCAGCGCGCGGTGGATTTCGCCAACGACGAGGTGATCGGGACGCTCGGCGTCAACGTGATCGCCCACCCGGGCACCATCAAGCGGCTCGGCACCGCCTTCGACCGCGCCATCGAGCGGCTGCGCTACGGCGCGATCGCGGTCAACGCGTGGACCGGGCTGGTTTTCTTGACCCCGCGGGCCTCGTGGGGCGCCTATCCCGGCCACACGCTCGATGACGTGCAGAGCGGAATCGGCGTGGTACACAACGCTTTCCTGCTCGACGATGTGGAGCGCACGGTGGTGCGCGGGCCGTTCCGGCCGTCGCCGCGGTCGCTGTTGCGCGGGGAGTTGGCACTGTCGCCGAAGCCGCCGTGGTTCGTCGACAATGCGACCGCAGCGGCGACCGGACGCATGCTGACGGAGTTCTACGCGACCGCCAACCCGGCGCGGCTGCCGGGCCTGTTCCTGTCCGCGTTCCGCGGTTAG
- a CDS encoding septum formation family protein, with the protein MSADDVTKDPQESEPYSGGSSRAESFPQSVIIDRKVVSDGKLHLSAPTLRWVLLAAAVGAVLISLFGLFITGYKNETGLEAHNPGSPAETALDKEFGTAAKGDCLSWSKQDRGDLVKVACSNRHLFEVAADVDMAKYPGVEFGPGSRFPDSLRLTELKEEHCTPAVDQYLNGRFDPRGRYVIGLMYPSPDGWKHGDRTLRCGLQFSGSTGTPLPTTGSAAEHDQSKIYEPGTCLGINQNLPTDPVDCAQAHAVEIVSTVDLGQHFSGGPPSKDEQDKFMEDECARAATDYLGSPDVVRNKTLTLFFDYLDARSWLSGSRKLDCMIGKGTDREGFAPITGSAKGDILINGQAPVPPPNSGRSTPAPLPGAAPLPPQPQPR; encoded by the coding sequence ATGTCTGCTGATGATGTGACCAAGGACCCACAGGAATCCGAGCCGTACTCGGGCGGGTCGTCGCGCGCGGAATCATTCCCGCAGTCGGTGATCATCGACCGCAAGGTCGTCTCCGACGGCAAGCTGCATTTGTCCGCGCCGACGCTGCGCTGGGTGCTGCTCGCCGCCGCGGTGGGCGCCGTCCTCATCTCGCTGTTCGGTCTGTTCATCACCGGCTACAAGAACGAAACGGGGCTCGAGGCGCACAATCCCGGCTCACCCGCCGAGACCGCGCTGGACAAGGAATTCGGCACCGCGGCCAAGGGTGACTGCCTCAGCTGGAGCAAACAGGACCGCGGCGATCTGGTGAAGGTCGCCTGCTCGAACCGGCATCTGTTCGAAGTCGCGGCCGATGTGGATATGGCCAAGTACCCCGGCGTGGAATTCGGTCCCGGCTCACGTTTTCCGGATTCGCTGCGGCTGACCGAACTCAAGGAAGAACACTGCACCCCGGCGGTAGACCAGTATCTCAACGGCAGGTTCGATCCGCGCGGCCGCTATGTCATCGGCCTGATGTACCCCAGCCCGGACGGCTGGAAGCACGGCGACCGGACCCTGCGCTGCGGGCTCCAGTTCTCCGGCAGCACCGGCACCCCGCTGCCGACCACCGGCAGTGCCGCCGAACACGATCAGTCGAAGATCTACGAACCGGGCACCTGCCTCGGCATCAACCAGAATCTGCCCACCGATCCGGTGGACTGCGCGCAGGCGCACGCCGTCGAGATCGTCTCCACCGTCGACCTCGGCCAGCACTTTTCCGGCGGTCCGCCCAGCAAGGACGAGCAGGACAAGTTCATGGAGGACGAGTGTGCGCGCGCGGCCACCGACTACCTCGGCTCACCTGACGTGGTGCGTAACAAGACGCTGACGTTGTTCTTCGACTACCTCGACGCGCGCAGCTGGCTGTCGGGCAGCCGCAAGCTGGACTGCATGATCGGCAAGGGCACCGACCGGGAGGGTTTCGCGCCGATCACCGGCTCGGCGAAGGGCGACATCCTGATCAACGGCCAGGCGCCGGTGCCGCCGCCGAACTCCGGTCGCTCGACGCCCGCCCCGCTGCCCGGTGCCGCGCCGCTGCCGCCGCAGCCGCAACCTCGCTGA
- a CDS encoding metallopeptidase family protein, with protein MSVTMSADRFEELVGDALDLIPPELARAIDNVVVLIEPHNPEDPHLLGLYHGIALTERDSQYGGALPDTVTIYREAILAICGDEREVVEEVAITVIHEIAHYFGIDEDRLHELGWG; from the coding sequence ATGTCGGTGACCATGTCCGCGGACCGGTTCGAGGAGCTGGTCGGTGATGCGCTCGATCTCATCCCGCCGGAGCTGGCCCGCGCCATCGACAATGTGGTCGTGCTGATCGAACCGCACAATCCGGAGGATCCACATCTGCTCGGGCTCTATCACGGGATCGCGCTGACCGAGCGCGACAGCCAATACGGCGGCGCCCTGCCCGACACCGTGACCATCTATCGCGAGGCGATTCTGGCCATCTGCGGCGATGAGCGCGAGGTCGTCGAGGAGGTGGCGATCACTGTGATCCATGAGATTGCACACTATTTCGGCATTGACGAAGACCGGTTGCATGAGCTGGGTTGGGGCTGA
- a CDS encoding nuclear transport factor 2 family protein, which produces MIGSPLEAKEKSVPKYPPEELRQAYERFKTVSDRCADTADYRPFADLFTEDCVYVEHCFGEMHGRGAVLAWIVPLMKDFPNNQMVRYTHDWVFFDDENARVVFSARTHMADPGDGKSYTSTNWTLLDYAGSGLFSREEDIYNPANFGTVIQEWLEVYNRYQAEGD; this is translated from the coding sequence ATGATTGGTTCACCACTCGAAGCGAAGGAGAAGAGTGTGCCAAAATATCCACCCGAAGAGCTTCGGCAAGCGTACGAGAGATTCAAAACGGTCTCGGACCGATGCGCGGACACAGCCGACTATCGTCCCTTCGCCGACCTCTTTACCGAGGACTGCGTCTACGTCGAACACTGTTTCGGTGAGATGCATGGTCGCGGGGCGGTCCTAGCCTGGATCGTGCCCCTCATGAAGGACTTTCCCAACAACCAAATGGTCCGATACACCCATGATTGGGTGTTCTTCGACGACGAGAACGCGCGAGTCGTTTTCTCGGCCCGCACCCACATGGCCGATCCAGGCGACGGAAAGTCCTACACATCAACAAATTGGACTCTGCTGGACTATGCGGGCAGCGGCCTGTTCTCTCGCGAAGAAGACATCTACAACCCGGCAAACTTCGGAACCGTCATCCAGGAATGGCTCGAGGTATACAACCGCTACCAAGCGGAAGGTGACTGA
- a CDS encoding enoyl-CoA hydratase/isomerase family protein, whose product MEFDDELRYEKDGPIRRIILNRPTKHNALNVSMQKQLHEAIRAVRFDEEARVLIIRGAGDTFCAGDDIAEMPILNTRKLSFDSATTLAEPSSDPEWSTYLIVSMFQETAALLENLTDVVTIAAVDGVCMGGGLELTLCCDFVLTTPNARWGMPEIDMGITPGWGGCTRLQRFAGRRRTKEINLLGYEFSGRQALEWDLANRVVEREELDTEVNRLAELMLQKSKYAIRRSKHVLNRAADGPMGQVAAFELPIDPAAGPMDAHGIGSFAEKGQDLATLRNQSRTFWADQRR is encoded by the coding sequence ATGGAATTCGACGACGAGCTCCGCTATGAGAAGGACGGCCCGATCCGCCGGATCATCCTGAACCGACCCACCAAGCACAACGCCCTCAATGTCTCCATGCAGAAGCAACTGCACGAGGCCATCCGCGCCGTTCGCTTCGATGAGGAAGCCAGGGTCCTGATCATCAGAGGCGCCGGCGATACGTTCTGCGCCGGTGACGACATCGCCGAGATGCCGATTTTGAACACCCGCAAGCTCTCGTTCGACTCGGCGACCACGCTTGCCGAACCATCGAGTGACCCCGAGTGGAGCACCTACCTCATCGTCAGCATGTTCCAGGAAACAGCCGCGCTGCTCGAAAATCTCACCGACGTCGTCACTATCGCCGCCGTCGACGGCGTGTGCATGGGCGGCGGGCTCGAACTGACCCTTTGTTGCGACTTCGTGCTGACCACCCCGAACGCGCGGTGGGGCATGCCCGAGATCGACATGGGGATCACCCCCGGCTGGGGCGGATGTACCCGCTTGCAGCGGTTCGCGGGGCGCCGCCGCACCAAGGAGATCAACCTGCTGGGATACGAATTCAGCGGGCGCCAAGCCCTGGAGTGGGACCTCGCTAACCGGGTGGTCGAACGAGAAGAGCTCGACACCGAGGTCAACCGCCTCGCCGAACTCATGCTCCAGAAAAGCAAATACGCTATCCGGCGGTCCAAACACGTACTCAACCGCGCCGCCGACGGGCCCATGGGCCAGGTCGCGGCGTTCGAGCTGCCCATCGACCCCGCCGCCGGTCCGATGGACGCGCACGGCATCGGCTCCTTCGCTGAAAAGGGCCAGGACCTCGCCACACTCCGCAACCAATCCCGCACCTTCTGGGCAGACCAGCGCCGCTAA
- a CDS encoding SDR family NAD(P)-dependent oxidoreductase translates to MSRVAVVTGGHSGIGRATARLLDKQGVRVAVLDRDGTPPVDVSDPAGVEAAVAGVRQTLGSVNIVVNAAGIAAGGLPTDDHYIETWQNTLAVNLTGAMLVVRACLPDLLANGSGRIVNVASTEAFGAGRFSSPYTVAKHGLAGFTKALAVDYGRYGLTANCVCPGATLTGMTEAIPEADRMVFARRRIPAGRYGRPEEIAHVIVALTAKDASFINGAVIPVDGGMTAQTR, encoded by the coding sequence ATGAGTCGGGTCGCAGTGGTCACCGGCGGTCACTCTGGTATCGGCCGGGCGACCGCGCGTCTGCTGGACAAACAAGGAGTGCGCGTCGCGGTCCTCGATCGGGACGGCACGCCGCCGGTCGACGTGAGCGATCCCGCGGGCGTCGAGGCTGCCGTGGCCGGGGTGCGGCAGACGCTGGGTTCGGTGAACATCGTGGTGAACGCCGCCGGCATCGCCGCAGGGGGCCTGCCAACCGACGATCACTACATCGAGACGTGGCAGAACACACTGGCGGTCAACCTCACCGGTGCGATGTTGGTGGTCCGTGCATGTCTGCCCGATCTGCTGGCGAACGGTAGCGGCAGGATCGTGAATGTAGCGTCCACCGAAGCCTTCGGCGCAGGCCGATTCAGCAGTCCCTATACCGTTGCCAAGCACGGCCTCGCCGGATTCACCAAGGCACTCGCCGTGGATTACGGCAGGTACGGTTTGACCGCGAACTGCGTGTGCCCCGGCGCGACTCTCACCGGGATGACAGAGGCGATACCGGAAGCCGACCGTATGGTCTTCGCGCGCCGCCGGATCCCGGCAGGTCGCTACGGCCGTCCGGAGGAGATTGCCCACGTCATCGTAGCGCTGACCGCCAAGGACGCCTCGTTTATCAACGGCGCAGTCATTCCGGTCGACGGCGGCATGACGGCCCAGACACGTTGA
- a CDS encoding NADPH:quinone oxidoreductase family protein, which translates to MRSWVCNTLTGESGLSLETRTRPACGAEQVRVRNHAAALNFPDTLITRGLYQLELEPPFVPGSEFAGTIIEVGAHVADFRVGQRVLALTGYDAFSEEVLVTPPGQQLHRIPAEMPFTDAAGFNLTYGTAMHALTQRARLDRDETLLVLGSAGGCGSAAVQIGTAIGARVIAAASTEPKCRAARTMGATDTINYGIEDLRTRLLELTDGAGADVIFDPVGGSLFDQAKRCTAWNGRYLVVGFAGGDIPQLGINYTILKSISVIGVAYGLSAIKDPAANIANFQQLFDWYGDGRIKPLVGATYPLEALPEACVALWERRATGKTVITFTTHS; encoded by the coding sequence GTGAGGTCATGGGTGTGCAACACACTGACCGGAGAATCAGGGCTGTCGCTGGAAACCAGGACGAGGCCCGCATGCGGTGCCGAACAGGTTCGCGTCCGAAATCATGCCGCCGCGTTGAACTTTCCCGACACACTGATCACGAGAGGGCTCTATCAGCTCGAGCTCGAGCCGCCGTTCGTGCCGGGCAGCGAGTTCGCCGGAACCATCATCGAGGTCGGTGCCCATGTCGCCGACTTCCGTGTTGGCCAACGAGTCCTGGCGCTGACCGGCTATGACGCCTTCTCCGAGGAAGTGCTGGTGACGCCGCCCGGACAACAGCTTCACCGGATTCCCGCGGAAATGCCGTTCACCGATGCGGCCGGTTTCAACCTCACCTACGGCACAGCCATGCACGCGCTGACCCAACGAGCACGGTTGGATCGCGATGAGACTCTGCTGGTCCTCGGCTCCGCCGGCGGATGCGGTAGCGCCGCGGTCCAAATCGGCACCGCAATCGGCGCACGAGTGATCGCCGCCGCGAGCACCGAACCGAAATGCCGGGCAGCCCGCACAATGGGCGCCACCGACACCATCAACTACGGCATCGAGGATCTACGCACACGGCTGTTGGAGCTAACCGACGGAGCAGGCGCCGACGTGATCTTCGATCCCGTCGGCGGCAGCCTGTTCGACCAAGCCAAGCGTTGCACTGCCTGGAACGGCCGCTACCTGGTTGTCGGATTCGCGGGCGGCGACATCCCCCAACTCGGAATCAACTACACGATCTTGAAATCGATATCGGTGATCGGCGTCGCCTACGGGCTGTCGGCCATCAAAGATCCCGCCGCCAACATCGCGAATTTCCAACAACTGTTCGACTGGTACGGCGACGGGCGCATCAAGCCACTCGTCGGCGCCACCTATCCCCTGGAAGCTCTCCCCGAGGCGTGTGTGGCCCTGTGGGAACGGCGTGCGACCGGAAAAACCGTCATCACCTTCACGACTCACTCATGA
- a CDS encoding SDR family NAD(P)-dependent oxidoreductase: MNDAPTPDPLFDVAGKVVLITGGSRGLGRAMSLGFADRGASVVVSSRKYDACHALAEEINARGGESFPRACHVGDWRQLDGLIDDVIERYGRLDVLINNAGMSPIAPSLLETSEALVDKIIDINFKGPLRLTALAATTMAATGGGSIINISSLASRRPTPVTTAYSAAKAGLNALTQASAQEYAAVNVRVNAIICGTFDTDTTAGFVRNPDILTSVVEPIALHRIGRPDEVVGAAFYLASAASSYTTGSFITIDGGVAP; encoded by the coding sequence ATGAACGACGCTCCGACCCCCGACCCGCTGTTCGATGTCGCCGGCAAGGTCGTGCTCATTACCGGCGGCAGCAGAGGGCTCGGGCGCGCCATGTCACTCGGCTTCGCCGATCGCGGCGCGAGCGTCGTCGTGTCCAGCCGCAAGTACGACGCCTGCCACGCTCTCGCCGAGGAGATCAATGCCCGCGGCGGCGAATCGTTCCCGCGAGCCTGCCATGTCGGCGACTGGCGGCAGTTGGATGGGCTGATCGACGATGTCATCGAGCGTTACGGACGGCTGGATGTGCTGATCAACAACGCGGGCATGTCACCGATCGCGCCCTCACTGCTCGAAACGTCGGAAGCACTCGTCGACAAAATCATCGACATCAACTTCAAAGGGCCCCTTCGCCTCACCGCCCTGGCGGCCACCACGATGGCCGCTACCGGCGGCGGATCGATCATCAACATCAGTTCGCTGGCCTCGCGGCGACCGACCCCGGTCACCACTGCCTACAGCGCCGCCAAGGCCGGGCTCAACGCGCTGACGCAAGCGTCCGCACAGGAATACGCGGCTGTCAACGTGCGGGTCAACGCGATCATCTGCGGCACCTTCGACACCGACACCACCGCGGGTTTCGTACGCAACCCCGACATCCTGACCAGCGTGGTCGAACCTATTGCCCTGCACCGCATCGGCCGGCCCGACGAAGTAGTCGGCGCCGCGTTCTATCTGGCGTCGGCGGCATCCTCTTACACCACAGGATCGTTCATCACCATCGATGGAGGTGTCGCACCGTGA